In the genome of Mucilaginibacter sp. 14171R-50, the window AGCCGCTATTCTTTTAACAGCCGCACTGCCCGGTTACACTCAGGACACTGCTAAAAAAGTAAAAGTAGCCACTACGCCTGCAACTCCGAAAAATCCAAACCTCACCAACAAAAGCTACTATAAAAAACCAATTGTTACTCCGGCGCAAAAACTGGGCAATGCCACACCGATACGTGTGCCAAAGATAACTCAGCCCGCCGCCCCGGTTGATAAAAGTCTGCGCGGCCAGTATCAGTATTTATTAACCAAAGTATATAACTACCAGCAACCCCTGGTGGCGGCGCTGTTTAAAAATTATAGCGATACGTTAAGCCAAGCCCGTAAACAACTAAAAGCGGCGCAGGCTACCGTTGCAGCGCAAGCCAAAACTATTGACACCTTGAAAACAGCATCTGCCACTAAAGATCAAACCCTGGCCGAATCAAAAGCAAGGGTTGACGAGGTAAGCTTACTGGGTATGCCATTATCAAAATCAACCTATAATTTAATTATGTGGGGACTGGTAATTGGATTTGGCGCAATTGCCGCTATTGTTATTGCCCGCTCGGGCAGCCACAGCCGCGAGGCCAATTATCGTATTAAGCTTTATAACGAACTTGAAGAGGAATATAAAACCTATAAAACCAAGGCCAACGAAAAGGAAAAGAAACTTGCCCGCGAACTGCAAACAGAACGTAACAAGAACGATGAGTTGATGGGTAAGGGATAAGCCCCCCGCCCCCCTAAAGGGGGAGTATAAACAATATGGTAAAAATTACATCTGCAGATAGTGCTCCCTTTAGGGGGTTAGGGGGCAAAGCTTATTTATTTGGCTGGAACCCGCTGAAATTTAGGTGGTCAGATATGGATGATGATATACAAAAGCTAAAAACTACCGGTGAACTTATAGATAACTGGAGTGTGGCCAGCCATAAAACCATCCAGCCCGGCGACAGGGCGTATGTTGTACGACTTGGTGCTGAGCCAAAAGGGATATTTGCATCGGGCTACATCGCATCTGAACCATTCCTGGCATCACGTAAAGGGCGGATCTATTACCGCATCAATATCACCTTTGATGTTTTGCTGAATCCGGATAAGGAGCGCATACTTACTTTTGATATTTTGAAAACCGGCAACCTTGCCGGGCAGAACTGGACACCACAAGCATCGGGCATTTCTATAAGGCCGCCCTTGGTTGATGAACTGGAAGGTGTATGGCTTGATTTTTTAGCTAATAAGGAGGATTATTAATGACTATCGTAAAACCCATGTTCCGGATGTTTGATTATGATAAGGCTATTGAGTTTTATATAAATTGGCTTGGCTTTAAGATAGACTGGGAGCATAAAATTGATGGCATACCAATTTATATACAATTATCACTAAACGACGTACAGTTTCACTTGTCTGAGCATCACGGCGACGCCAGCCCGGGCTCGCATTTCCGTATTGAAAATTTCACTGGCTTAAAAGCTTATCATCAGCAACTGATAGACAAACAATATAAATACAACCGCCCGGGTTTGCAGGTACCCGAGTGGAACCCCAACTCGATAGAGATGACCGTGAATGACCCTTTTTTGAACCGTATCACGTTTGCAGAGGTTATAAATAGCAAGTCGTGATTGCCCCCTTAACTTGTCGTTTTTACACAGTTGCAGTCCTCATTACCAATATTACCTTTGGATATACAAAAACTAAAAGATATGGCAACTCAAATTTTCGTGAACCTACCGGTTAAAGACCTTGATAAGTCGGTAGCGTTCTTTACCAAACTTGGTTATACTTTTAACCCGCAATTTACCAACGAGAATGCAACCTGCATGATCATCAGCGATACTATATTCGTAATGCTGCTGGTTGAACCGTTCTTCCAGACTTTTACAACTAAAGAAATAATAAATGCCAATAAAGCGGTTGAGTGCATTATATGCTTATCGGCCGATAGCAAGGATGCTGTGAACGACATGGTGGAAAAAGCTGAAGCCGCCGGCGCCAGGATACCCAAGCCGGCAACCGATTATGGCTTTATGTACCAGCATAGCTATGAAGACCTTGACGGCCACATTTGGGAATTTGCATGGATGGACCCAAATGGCATGCCTGAGCATCAGTAAGAATCTGTATCCGGACTTGCATAGCTGACTGTCCCTGCAGAGAT includes:
- a CDS encoding glyoxalase superfamily protein, translating into MTIVKPMFRMFDYDKAIEFYINWLGFKIDWEHKIDGIPIYIQLSLNDVQFHLSEHHGDASPGSHFRIENFTGLKAYHQQLIDKQYKYNRPGLQVPEWNPNSIEMTVNDPFLNRITFAEVINSKS
- a CDS encoding VOC family protein, which translates into the protein MATQIFVNLPVKDLDKSVAFFTKLGYTFNPQFTNENATCMIISDTIFVMLLVEPFFQTFTTKEIINANKAVECIICLSADSKDAVNDMVEKAEAAGARIPKPATDYGFMYQHSYEDLDGHIWEFAWMDPNGMPEHQ